In Monodelphis domestica isolate mMonDom1 chromosome 3, mMonDom1.pri, whole genome shotgun sequence, the following proteins share a genomic window:
- the LOC100020901 gene encoding zinc finger protein 883-like isoform X1, giving the protein MPPRTPRPPSQGSITFKDVTVDFTQEEWCLLDHSQKDLYLEVMQENVQNLLSVGLPVTREHLISCFQEGKAPWLPEQKGPKSSSPDFEVNVMCTNLSLFVEGSGPQRCMKEVSHDFILREICDSTVKVNKNPQSDCEIDETAEKFSQYSVLTQYMKLSSGNDCYQDSKYRKWFPEDVGFIQSPEKPEMLVYQGKAGGMAFGCSLDFIRHPNINPVKMVSVNNKVGRCFRQKSKLAAHQKIHTGEKPYECKHCGKSFTQWGSLFQHERIHTAQKPHEYQHYGKAFRQRSKLIAQQSIHSVEKPYECKHCGKAFIEKGSLAKHQSIHTGWKPYECKHCGKAFTQSSSLATHQRIHTGEKPFECQHCGKAFMRRSSLIAHHRIHTGEKPYECKHCGKAFIEKGSLAKHQRIHSGRKPYECKQCGKAFTHRSSLVAHQRIHTGEKPYECKHCGKPFRQRGHLIAHQRIHTGEKPYKCQHCGKTFRRRSNLIAHESIHTGEKPYECNNCGKAFKGKGSFIKHQSIHTGEKSYECKNCGKAFKEKGSLAMHQSIHTGGKPYECKQCGKAFTHRSSIVTHQRIHTGEKPYECKYCGKPFRHRGNLIAHQSIHTGEKAYKCQHCGKTFTKKGSLAKHQSIHTGEKPHECKKCGNAFTERSSLATHQRIHTGEKPYECE; this is encoded by the exons ATGCCACCCCGGACCCCGAGGCCCCCCTCCCAG GggtcaataacattcaaggatgtgactgtggacttcacccaggaagAATGGTGCCTACTGGACCATTCTCAGAAAGACCTGTACCTGGAGGTCATGCAGGAGAATGTGCAGAAtctgctctctgtgg GGCTTCCAGTAACTAGAGAACATTTAATCTCCTGTTTCCAGGAAGGGAAAGCACCATGGCTGCCAGAGCAAAAGGGGCCAAAGAGTTCCTCTCCCG ATTTTGAAGTGAATGTGATGTGTACAAATCTGAGCCTTTTTGTGGAAGGATCTGGCCCCCAAAGATGCATGAAGGAGGTTTCTCATGACttcattttgagagaaatctgtgattctactgtcaaagtaaataaaaatccaCAGAGTGACTGTGAAATTGATGAAACTGCAGAGAAATTCAGCCAATATTCAGTCCTAACACAGTACATGAAATTGAGTTCAGGAAATGACTGTTATCAGGATAGCAAATATAGGAAATGGTTTCCTGAAGACGTAGGATTTATTCAGTCACCTGAGAAGCCTGAAATGCTCGTGTATCAAGGTAAGGCAGGAGGAATGGCTTTTGGCTGCAGTTTAGACTTTATTAGACACCCAAATATTAATCCTGTCAAGATGGTTTCTGTGAATAATAAAGTTGGGAGATGTTTCAGACAAAAATCTAAGCTTGCTgcacatcagaaaatccacactggagagaaaccttatgaatgtaaacattgTGGAAAGTCTTTCACACAGTGGGGCTCTCTTTTTCaacatgagagaatccacactgcACAGAAACCTCATGAATATCAACActatggaaaggctttcagacagAGGAGCAAACTTATTGCACAACAGAGCATCCACTCTgtagagaaaccttatgaatgcaaacactgtggaaaggcttttatagAGAAGGGATCTCTTGCTAAGCATCAGAGCATCCACACAGGAtggaaaccttatgaatgtaaacactgtggaaaggctttcacacagagtagcagtcttgctacacatcagagaatccacactggagagaaaccttttgaatgtcaacactgtggaaaggcttttatgaGGAGGAGCAGTCTTATTGCACATCacagaatccacactggagaaaaaccttatgaatgcaaacactgtggaaaggcgtTTATAGAAAAGGGATCTCTTGCTAAACATCAGCGCATTCACTCTGGAaggaaaccttatgaatgtaaacaatgtggaaaggcttttacacacAGGAGCAGTCttgttgcacatcagagaatccacactggagagaaaccgtaTGAATGTAAACATTGTGGAAAGCCTTTCAGACAGAGGGGCCATCTtattgcacatcagagaatccacactggagagaaaccttataaatgtcaacactgtggaaagactttcagacgGAGGAGCAATCTTATTGCACATGAgagcatccacactggagagaaaccatatgaatgcaataactgtggaaaggcttttaaagGGAAGGGATCTTTTATTAAgcatcagagcatccacactggagagaaatcttatgaatgcAAAAATTGTGGAAAGGCATTTAAAGAGAAGGGATCTCTTGCTATgcatcagagcatccacactggagggaaaccttatgaatgtaaacaatgtggaaaggcttttacacacAGGAGCAGTATTgttacacatcagagaatccacactggagagaaaccatatgaatgtaaaTATTGTGGAAAGCCTTTCAGACATAGGGGCAATCTTATTgcacatcagagcatccacactggagagaaagcTTATAAATGTCAACACTGTGGAAAGACTTTTACAAAGAAGGGATCTCTTGCTAAGCATCAGAgtatccacactggagagaaacctcatgaatgtaaAAAATGTGGAAATGCTTTTACAGAGAGGAGCAGtcttgctacacatcagagaatccacactggagagaaaccttacgaatgtgaataa
- the LOC100020901 gene encoding zinc finger protein 883-like isoform X2, with translation MQENVQNLLSVGLPVTREHLISCFQEGKAPWLPEQKGPKSSSPDFEVNVMCTNLSLFVEGSGPQRCMKEVSHDFILREICDSTVKVNKNPQSDCEIDETAEKFSQYSVLTQYMKLSSGNDCYQDSKYRKWFPEDVGFIQSPEKPEMLVYQGKAGGMAFGCSLDFIRHPNINPVKMVSVNNKVGRCFRQKSKLAAHQKIHTGEKPYECKHCGKSFTQWGSLFQHERIHTAQKPHEYQHYGKAFRQRSKLIAQQSIHSVEKPYECKHCGKAFIEKGSLAKHQSIHTGWKPYECKHCGKAFTQSSSLATHQRIHTGEKPFECQHCGKAFMRRSSLIAHHRIHTGEKPYECKHCGKAFIEKGSLAKHQRIHSGRKPYECKQCGKAFTHRSSLVAHQRIHTGEKPYECKHCGKPFRQRGHLIAHQRIHTGEKPYKCQHCGKTFRRRSNLIAHESIHTGEKPYECNNCGKAFKGKGSFIKHQSIHTGEKSYECKNCGKAFKEKGSLAMHQSIHTGGKPYECKQCGKAFTHRSSIVTHQRIHTGEKPYECKYCGKPFRHRGNLIAHQSIHTGEKAYKCQHCGKTFTKKGSLAKHQSIHTGEKPHECKKCGNAFTERSSLATHQRIHTGEKPYECE, from the exons ATGCAGGAGAATGTGCAGAAtctgctctctgtgg GGCTTCCAGTAACTAGAGAACATTTAATCTCCTGTTTCCAGGAAGGGAAAGCACCATGGCTGCCAGAGCAAAAGGGGCCAAAGAGTTCCTCTCCCG ATTTTGAAGTGAATGTGATGTGTACAAATCTGAGCCTTTTTGTGGAAGGATCTGGCCCCCAAAGATGCATGAAGGAGGTTTCTCATGACttcattttgagagaaatctgtgattctactgtcaaagtaaataaaaatccaCAGAGTGACTGTGAAATTGATGAAACTGCAGAGAAATTCAGCCAATATTCAGTCCTAACACAGTACATGAAATTGAGTTCAGGAAATGACTGTTATCAGGATAGCAAATATAGGAAATGGTTTCCTGAAGACGTAGGATTTATTCAGTCACCTGAGAAGCCTGAAATGCTCGTGTATCAAGGTAAGGCAGGAGGAATGGCTTTTGGCTGCAGTTTAGACTTTATTAGACACCCAAATATTAATCCTGTCAAGATGGTTTCTGTGAATAATAAAGTTGGGAGATGTTTCAGACAAAAATCTAAGCTTGCTgcacatcagaaaatccacactggagagaaaccttatgaatgtaaacattgTGGAAAGTCTTTCACACAGTGGGGCTCTCTTTTTCaacatgagagaatccacactgcACAGAAACCTCATGAATATCAACActatggaaaggctttcagacagAGGAGCAAACTTATTGCACAACAGAGCATCCACTCTgtagagaaaccttatgaatgcaaacactgtggaaaggcttttatagAGAAGGGATCTCTTGCTAAGCATCAGAGCATCCACACAGGAtggaaaccttatgaatgtaaacactgtggaaaggctttcacacagagtagcagtcttgctacacatcagagaatccacactggagagaaaccttttgaatgtcaacactgtggaaaggcttttatgaGGAGGAGCAGTCTTATTGCACATCacagaatccacactggagaaaaaccttatgaatgcaaacactgtggaaaggcgtTTATAGAAAAGGGATCTCTTGCTAAACATCAGCGCATTCACTCTGGAaggaaaccttatgaatgtaaacaatgtggaaaggcttttacacacAGGAGCAGTCttgttgcacatcagagaatccacactggagagaaaccgtaTGAATGTAAACATTGTGGAAAGCCTTTCAGACAGAGGGGCCATCTtattgcacatcagagaatccacactggagagaaaccttataaatgtcaacactgtggaaagactttcagacgGAGGAGCAATCTTATTGCACATGAgagcatccacactggagagaaaccatatgaatgcaataactgtggaaaggcttttaaagGGAAGGGATCTTTTATTAAgcatcagagcatccacactggagagaaatcttatgaatgcAAAAATTGTGGAAAGGCATTTAAAGAGAAGGGATCTCTTGCTATgcatcagagcatccacactggagggaaaccttatgaatgtaaacaatgtggaaaggcttttacacacAGGAGCAGTATTgttacacatcagagaatccacactggagagaaaccatatgaatgtaaaTATTGTGGAAAGCCTTTCAGACATAGGGGCAATCTTATTgcacatcagagcatccacactggagagaaagcTTATAAATGTCAACACTGTGGAAAGACTTTTACAAAGAAGGGATCTCTTGCTAAGCATCAGAgtatccacactggagagaaacctcatgaatgtaaAAAATGTGGAAATGCTTTTACAGAGAGGAGCAGtcttgctacacatcagagaatccacactggagagaaaccttacgaatgtgaataa